A window of the Xiashengella succiniciproducens genome harbors these coding sequences:
- the tsf gene encoding translation elongation factor Ts, protein MAITAADVSKLRKMTGAGMMDCKKALTEANGDFDAAIDIIRKKGQAIANKRSDRDASEGVVLSRVTADGKKGAILVLNCETDFVAKNESFIALAQSILDLALSSNAANVEDVMGLTLDGIAVKDVITHQIGVIGEKLDLPYYDVIKAESVVAYIHPGNKLATLVGFNKGGVEVQVGRDVAMQVAAMNPVSANRDSVPQSVIDKELEIAKEQTRLEGKPEEMVEKIALGRLSKFFKESTLLEQIFVKDGKISVKEYIQKADKELTVTEFRRYSLNN, encoded by the coding sequence ATGGCTATTACAGCAGCAGACGTAAGCAAACTCAGGAAAATGACCGGCGCAGGTATGATGGACTGCAAAAAGGCCCTCACCGAAGCCAACGGCGATTTCGATGCAGCAATCGATATCATTCGCAAAAAAGGACAGGCTATTGCCAACAAGCGTTCAGACCGCGATGCTTCTGAAGGTGTTGTCCTTAGCAGGGTAACTGCTGACGGAAAGAAGGGTGCAATTCTGGTTTTGAATTGCGAAACTGACTTTGTTGCAAAGAATGAAAGCTTTATTGCTCTGGCACAATCAATCCTTGATCTTGCACTTAGCAGCAACGCTGCAAATGTTGAAGATGTAATGGGTCTTACTCTTGACGGCATAGCTGTTAAGGATGTTATTACACATCAAATTGGTGTTATCGGTGAAAAGCTTGATTTACCCTACTATGATGTTATCAAGGCTGAAAGTGTTGTAGCTTATATTCACCCAGGTAACAAACTTGCTACCTTAGTTGGATTTAACAAAGGTGGTGTTGAAGTTCAGGTTGGTCGTGACGTAGCTATGCAGGTTGCTGCCATGAATCCGGTTTCAGCGAATCGTGACTCAGTACCTCAGTCAGTTATCGACAAGGAACTTGAAATTGCCAAGGAACAAACCCGTCTTGAAGGTAAGCCCGAAGAGATGGTTGAAAAAATTGCTCTTGGTCGTCTTAGCAAGTTCTTCAAGGAAAGCACTTTGCTTGAGCAAATCTTCGTTAAAGACGGAAAGATCAGCGTTAAAGAATATATCCAAAAGGCTGACAAGGAGCTTACAGTAACTGAATTCAGACGTTATTCTCTGAATAACTAA
- the rpsB gene encoding 30S ribosomal protein S2, with product MPKIGFQELLDAGVHFGHLTRKWNPAMAPYIFMERNGIHIIDLHKTAAKIDEAAAALKQIAKSGRKILFVATKKQAKEIIANKVGSVNMPYVVERWPGGMLTNFPTIRKAVKKMTSIDRMMTDTSWTSLSKREKLQISRQRAKLEKNLGSIAELNRLPAAMFVVDVMKEHIAVKEAIRLGIPVFAMVDTNSDPGNVDFVIPANDDASNSIELIVGAMVDAIKEGLAERKADKENEAPAKDKSSKGGRKGESKARVKGRKEEEEADEAVEIEAEDKADDIDAADQE from the coding sequence ATGCCAAAAATAGGATTTCAAGAATTACTTGATGCCGGAGTACATTTCGGCCACCTTACAAGAAAGTGGAACCCAGCAATGGCTCCTTACATATTTATGGAGCGCAACGGTATCCATATTATTGACCTGCACAAGACAGCTGCAAAGATTGACGAAGCTGCTGCAGCGCTAAAACAAATTGCAAAATCGGGACGTAAAATTTTGTTCGTAGCCACTAAGAAACAGGCTAAGGAAATAATTGCCAATAAAGTTGGTTCTGTCAATATGCCTTATGTTGTTGAACGTTGGCCGGGTGGTATGCTTACCAACTTCCCAACTATCCGCAAGGCAGTCAAGAAGATGACTTCTATCGACAGAATGATGACTGATACAAGCTGGACCAGCCTTTCAAAGAGGGAGAAGCTTCAAATTTCACGTCAACGTGCTAAGCTGGAAAAGAACCTTGGTAGTATTGCTGAGCTTAACAGACTTCCAGCTGCTATGTTTGTAGTGGATGTAATGAAAGAACACATTGCAGTTAAAGAAGCTATCCGTTTGGGTATCCCTGTTTTCGCAATGGTTGATACAAACTCAGATCCAGGTAACGTAGACTTCGTGATTCCTGCTAATGATGATGCTTCCAACTCTATCGAACTAATCGTTGGAGCAATGGTTGATGCCATCAAGGAAGGTCTTGCCGAGCGCAAAGCTGACAAGGAAAATGAAGCTCCTGCTAAGGATAAGAGCTCTAAGGGAGGTAGAAAAGGCGAATCTAAAGCCAGAGTAAAAGGTCGCAAGGAAGAGGAAGAAGCTGATGAGGCCGTAGAAATCGAAGCTGAAGATAAGGCTGACGATATTGATGCCGCGGATCAGGAATAA
- the rpsI gene encoding 30S ribosomal protein S9: MEVINAIGRRKTAVARIYLSEGKGDIRINKRGLEEYFPDQTLQFIVKQPLELLGVAGNYDIKANLDGGGVKGQAEALRLAIARALVKINAEVKPSLRAKGFLTRDSRVVERKKPGRPKARKRFQFSKR; this comes from the coding sequence ATGGAAGTAATTAATGCCATTGGAAGAAGAAAGACTGCCGTAGCCCGCATTTATCTAAGTGAAGGCAAGGGAGATATCAGAATAAACAAGCGTGGACTGGAAGAATATTTTCCTGACCAAACACTGCAATTTATAGTTAAACAACCTTTGGAACTACTTGGTGTAGCCGGTAACTATGATATCAAGGCAAACCTTGATGGAGGAGGCGTCAAGGGTCAGGCCGAAGCACTTCGTTTAGCTATTGCACGTGCACTTGTAAAGATCAATGCCGAAGTTAAACCATCTCTTCGTGCCAAAGGGTTTCTTACCCGTGACTCAAGAGTGGTTGAAAGGAAGAAGCCGGGTCGTCCGAAGGCTCGTAAGAGATTCCAGTTCAGCAAGAGATAA
- the rplM gene encoding 50S ribosomal protein L13, protein MDTLSFKTESATKASIQKEWLVVDATDQVLGRLGTKVANILRGKHKPNYTPNLDCGDNVIIINADKVKLTGKKWSDRVFFYHSGYPGGQREVTPAMLFAKSPEQLVLRTVKGMLPKSKLGRKVLSNLFVYSGPEHKHEAQQPRAIDLNTIK, encoded by the coding sequence GTGGATACCTTAAGTTTTAAGACCGAATCTGCAACAAAGGCAAGTATTCAGAAGGAATGGCTTGTAGTTGATGCGACTGACCAGGTACTTGGCAGACTCGGAACAAAGGTGGCTAATATCCTGAGAGGGAAACATAAGCCCAATTATACGCCCAACCTGGATTGTGGCGACAACGTTATCATTATCAACGCCGACAAGGTAAAACTTACAGGCAAGAAATGGAGCGACAGAGTATTTTTCTACCATAGCGGTTATCCCGGTGGACAAAGGGAAGTAACTCCTGCTATGCTTTTTGCTAAGAGTCCGGAGCAACTGGTTCTGCGCACTGTAAAGGGAATGTTGCCCAAGAGCAAATTGGGCAGGAAGGTTTTGTCTAATCTATTTGTTTATTCCGGCCCTGAGCATAAGCATGAGGCTCAGCAACCAAGGGCTATTGATTTGAACACTATTAAATGA
- a CDS encoding AAA family ATPase translates to MSTNIITIGREPGSGGRLIAARLSEKLGYKVYDKNLLNIASRESGLNREFFEKFDEKASFSIFGSWFGMQDNVTDDMYSGYYLSNETFFKIQSDVIRKIAEQESAIFLGRCADYVLNDHPGLMSVFVTAYLPDRIKRMSEYMDINENKAREWVARSDKKRRSYYNYFSNKEWGHASSYNLCINTSEFGIEKSAELIYQLAVDRFGLK, encoded by the coding sequence ATGTCAACAAATATTATAACAATAGGTCGTGAGCCAGGCAGTGGTGGGAGATTGATTGCCGCCCGTCTTTCAGAGAAGCTGGGTTACAAGGTCTATGATAAGAATTTGCTGAATATTGCGTCCAGAGAGAGCGGGCTCAACAGAGAGTTCTTTGAGAAATTTGATGAAAAGGCCAGCTTCAGCATTTTTGGCAGCTGGTTTGGTATGCAGGACAACGTTACTGATGATATGTATTCAGGTTACTATCTGAGTAACGAAACCTTCTTTAAAATCCAGAGTGATGTAATAAGGAAGATTGCAGAGCAGGAATCGGCAATATTTCTGGGACGCTGTGCAGATTATGTATTGAATGATCATCCGGGGTTGATGAGTGTATTTGTGACAGCATATTTGCCCGATAGGATCAAAAGGATGTCTGAGTATATGGATATAAATGAGAATAAAGCTAGGGAGTGGGTAGCCAGATCGGACAAAAAGAGGAGGTCTTACTACAACTATTTCAGCAACAAGGAGTGGGGGCATGCTTCATCATATAACCTGTGTATTAACACTTCCGAGTTTGGAATTGAAAAATCTGCAGAACTTATTTACCAACTTGCCGTAGATCGTTTCGGATTGAAATAA
- a CDS encoding MATE family efflux transporter, whose amino-acid sequence MSNNSSPVELGTKNIWPLLIQYAVPSVIAMTSTSLYNITGSIFIGKGVGALAIAGLAVTFPLMNLGAAFGSLVGVGASTLMSLRLGQKDYDSANSILGNVFVLNLIIGIAYTVAILLFMNPILHFFGASDASLPYARDYMVIISLGNIFTHMFLGLNALLRATGKPKISMLTTICSVIINIGLTALFIFVFKWGIKGAALATVISQILMLIWQIAIFSDKREFIHLQRDTFRLKKKIVETSLVIGLSPFLMNAAASLVVIFVNRQLAVNGGDMAIGAYGIINRFVMLFAMIVMGLNQGMQPIVGYNYGAGNIGRVKSAFGRTLLLAFCVLALGYIIGKAFPRQIAELFTNDEELIGLASSGLLIVLTFFPLISIQMVVSNLFQSIGKSGPAIFLSLTRQVLFLLPLMIILPNIYGVNGVWFSMRTADLLSFSVALTFLIIQFRKSKKYN is encoded by the coding sequence ATGTCAAATAATTCCAGTCCCGTCGAGCTTGGCACTAAGAATATCTGGCCCCTGCTGATTCAATATGCGGTACCATCGGTTATTGCGATGACATCCACTTCCCTTTACAATATTACTGGTAGTATTTTCATTGGTAAAGGAGTAGGCGCATTGGCAATTGCCGGTCTCGCGGTGACCTTCCCTTTGATGAACCTTGGTGCTGCTTTCGGTTCCCTGGTTGGTGTTGGAGCCTCTACCCTTATGTCGTTGCGGCTTGGTCAGAAAGACTATGACTCGGCCAACTCCATACTTGGAAACGTATTTGTGCTAAATCTGATAATTGGTATAGCCTATACTGTGGCGATTCTACTTTTTATGAATCCCATTCTGCATTTCTTTGGGGCCAGCGATGCTTCCCTTCCCTATGCCCGAGATTATATGGTTATAATCTCGCTGGGTAATATTTTCACTCATATGTTCCTTGGGCTGAATGCTCTTTTGAGGGCAACGGGAAAGCCAAAGATATCAATGCTGACTACTATCTGCTCAGTGATTATCAATATAGGTCTGACGGCTCTCTTTATCTTTGTTTTTAAATGGGGAATCAAGGGTGCAGCACTTGCTACTGTTATTTCGCAGATATTGATGCTAATCTGGCAGATAGCCATCTTCAGTGATAAAAGGGAATTTATACACCTGCAGAGGGATACATTCAGGCTTAAGAAGAAGATTGTTGAGACCTCTCTTGTTATAGGTCTTTCACCGTTTCTGATGAATGCCGCAGCATCACTTGTCGTGATCTTTGTCAACAGGCAGCTGGCTGTCAATGGTGGTGATATGGCAATCGGTGCTTATGGAATTATTAATCGTTTCGTAATGCTATTTGCCATGATTGTTATGGGACTTAACCAGGGAATGCAGCCTATTGTTGGTTACAATTATGGTGCGGGTAATATCGGTAGGGTTAAGAGTGCATTTGGAAGGACACTTTTACTGGCTTTCTGTGTTCTGGCGCTTGGCTATATTATTGGAAAGGCCTTCCCAAGACAGATTGCAGAATTGTTTACAAATGACGAAGAACTCATTGGGCTGGCTTCCTCAGGACTTTTAATAGTGTTGACTTTCTTTCCCCTTATAAGCATCCAGATGGTGGTATCCAATCTCTTTCAGAGTATCGGAAAGTCAGGTCCGGCAATTTTCCTTTCGCTTACTCGCCAGGTGTTATTCCTGTTGCCATTGATGATCATTCTTCCAAATATTTACGGGGTTAATGGTGTGTGGTTTAGTATGCGAACTGCAGACCTTTTATCTTTCAGTGTTGCACTGACCTTTCTTATAATTCAGTTCCGTAAATCGAAGAAGTATAATTAG
- a CDS encoding succinate dehydrogenase/fumarate reductase iron-sulfur subunit: MEKMINITLKVWRQKNAREKGHFETFKLSNISTDSSFLEMMDILNEQLINEGKEPVAFDHDCREGICGMCSLYINGHPHGPDEGVTTCQLHMRKFKDGDVITIEPWRSAAFPVIKDLIVDRSAFDKIIMAGGYVSVSTGGVPDANAIPIPKDAADEAMDAASCIGCGACVAACKNGSAMLFVSAKVSQLALLPQGRVEAARRAKAMVARMDELGFGNCTNTGACEVECPKGISIANIARLNREYLSAKIKD, encoded by the coding sequence ATGGAAAAAATGATAAATATCACGCTTAAAGTCTGGAGGCAAAAGAATGCCCGTGAGAAAGGGCATTTCGAAACCTTTAAGTTGTCAAACATATCAACAGACAGCTCCTTCCTTGAAATGATGGACATCCTGAATGAACAGCTTATCAATGAAGGAAAGGAACCAGTAGCATTTGACCACGATTGCCGTGAGGGTATCTGTGGTATGTGCTCACTATATATCAATGGTCACCCACACGGACCTGATGAAGGTGTTACTACCTGCCAGTTGCACATGCGTAAGTTCAAGGATGGTGATGTAATTACTATTGAACCTTGGCGTTCAGCTGCATTCCCTGTAATTAAGGATCTTATCGTAGACCGTTCTGCATTTGACAAGATCATTATGGCAGGTGGATACGTTTCTGTAAGTACCGGTGGTGTACCTGATGCAAATGCAATACCGATTCCCAAAGATGCTGCTGATGAAGCAATGGATGCTGCATCATGCATTGGTTGTGGTGCTTGTGTAGCTGCCTGTAAGAACGGTTCCGCCATGTTGTTTGTATCAGCCAAGGTAAGCCAGCTTGCTTTGCTGCCACAAGGTAGGGTAGAGGCCGCTAGAAGGGCTAAGGCTATGGTTGCCCGTATGGACGAACTTGGTTTCGGTAACTGTACTAATACTGGTGCCTGCGAGGTTGAATGTCCCAAGGGTATTTCAATTGCCAATATCGCCCGTCTCAACCGAGAATATCTTTCAGCCAAGATCAAAGATTAA
- a CDS encoding fumarate reductase/succinate dehydrogenase flavoprotein subunit, translated as MVKLDAKIPEGPLALKWTNYKASQKLVNPANKRKLDIIVVGTGLAGASAAASFAEMGFNVKVFTIQDSPRRAHSIAAQGGINAAKNYPNDGDSVRRLFYDTIKGGDYRAREANVYRLAEVSNSIIDQCVAQGVPFAREYGGLLDNRSFGGAQVSRTFYAKGQTGQQLLLGAYQALMRQVELKKVTLYTRNELVNIVIVDGRARGIISRDLVTGKLQRHFGHAVVLATGGYGNTFFLSTNAIGSNGSAALRAYQKGALFANPCFAQIHPTCIPVHGEFQSKLTLMSESLRNDGRIWVPKKKEDAEAIRAGKLKPTEIAEEDRDYYLERRYPAFGNLVPRDVASRAAKERCDAGYGVGATGLAVYLDFKESIERLGIDAIRARYGNLFQMYEKIVDDNPYETPMMIYPAIHYTMGGIWVDYELQTTIPGLFCAGEANFSDHGANRLGASALMQGLADGYFVLPYTVQNYLADQIRIPRMTTNENEFVEAEKESAERLTKLLSVNGKRSVDSIHKELGLVMWDFVGMARNEEGLKKALERIREIKKEFWTNVRIPGSNDGMNIELEKANRLADFIEIGELMALDALKREESCGGHFREEHQTEDGEALRHDDKFAYVSCWEFKGDNQEPEMHKEELKYEEIKVAQRNYK; from the coding sequence ATGGTAAAGTTAGATGCTAAAATACCAGAAGGGCCATTGGCTCTGAAATGGACCAACTATAAGGCAAGTCAAAAACTTGTTAACCCTGCCAATAAGAGGAAGCTGGATATCATTGTTGTTGGTACCGGACTGGCAGGTGCTTCAGCAGCAGCTTCATTTGCTGAAATGGGATTCAATGTAAAAGTGTTTACTATCCAGGATTCTCCTCGCCGCGCTCACTCAATTGCTGCTCAGGGTGGTATCAACGCTGCAAAGAACTATCCCAATGACGGAGACTCCGTAAGGAGACTTTTCTACGATACAATCAAGGGTGGTGACTACCGTGCACGTGAGGCAAACGTATATCGTCTTGCCGAGGTAAGTAACTCAATAATAGACCAGTGCGTTGCGCAAGGTGTACCTTTCGCACGTGAATATGGTGGTCTGCTTGATAACCGTTCTTTCGGTGGTGCTCAGGTAAGCCGTACCTTCTATGCAAAGGGACAGACTGGTCAGCAGCTTCTGTTGGGTGCATATCAGGCACTGATGAGGCAGGTAGAGCTAAAAAAAGTAACCCTTTACACACGTAACGAACTTGTCAACATAGTTATCGTTGACGGTAGGGCAAGGGGTATTATTAGCCGCGACCTTGTAACTGGTAAACTGCAACGTCACTTTGGTCATGCGGTAGTCCTTGCTACAGGTGGTTACGGTAATACATTCTTCCTGTCAACAAATGCAATTGGTTCTAATGGTTCTGCAGCCCTTCGTGCATATCAGAAGGGTGCTCTATTTGCAAACCCCTGCTTTGCTCAGATTCACCCCACATGTATTCCAGTACATGGTGAGTTCCAAAGCAAGCTTACCCTTATGTCTGAATCACTTCGTAATGACGGACGTATCTGGGTTCCCAAGAAAAAAGAAGATGCTGAAGCTATCCGTGCAGGTAAACTGAAGCCTACCGAAATAGCCGAAGAAGATCGTGATTACTATCTGGAACGCCGTTACCCTGCATTCGGTAACCTTGTTCCACGTGACGTTGCATCACGTGCAGCTAAGGAGCGTTGTGATGCCGGTTACGGTGTGGGTGCAACAGGTCTGGCGGTATATCTTGACTTCAAAGAATCTATCGAACGTCTAGGTATCGATGCAATCCGTGCAAGATATGGTAACCTCTTCCAGATGTATGAAAAGATTGTTGACGACAATCCATATGAAACCCCAATGATGATCTATCCAGCTATTCACTACACAATGGGTGGTATCTGGGTTGACTATGAACTGCAAACAACTATACCTGGTCTGTTCTGCGCAGGTGAGGCCAATTTCTCTGATCACGGTGCAAACCGTCTTGGAGCATCAGCCTTGATGCAGGGTCTGGCTGACGGATACTTCGTACTGCCTTATACAGTACAGAACTATCTGGCTGACCAAATCCGCATTCCTCGCATGACCACCAATGAAAATGAGTTTGTTGAAGCAGAGAAAGAGTCTGCTGAAAGACTTACAAAGCTGCTTTCTGTAAATGGTAAGCGTTCTGTCGATAGTATTCACAAGGAGCTGGGTCTTGTAATGTGGGACTTCGTAGGTATGGCCCGCAATGAGGAAGGTCTTAAGAAGGCTCTTGAAAGGATTAGGGAGATTAAGAAGGAATTCTGGACTAATGTTCGTATCCCGGGATCTAACGACGGAATGAATATTGAACTTGAAAAGGCCAACCGCCTTGCTGACTTCATTGAAATCGGCGAGTTGATGGCATTGGATGCACTGAAACGAGAAGAGTCTTGTGGTGGCCACTTCCGTGAAGAGCACCAAACCGAAGACGGTGAGGCTTTGAGACATGATGATAAGTTTGCCTATGTGTCATGCTGGGAATTCAAGGGTGACAACCAAGAGCCAGAAATGCACAAGGAAGAGCTTAAGTATGAAGAAATCAAGGTGGCTCAACGTAACTACAAATAG
- a CDS encoding succinate dehydrogenase cytochrome b subunit, protein MSSFLKSSIGKKLVMSISGLFLMMFLLIHLTVNAMLLIPDGGDTYNAAAHFMATNPLIKIVEPVLGIGFVIHIIWAFILTLENRRARGNVRYASGNATNDVAWASKNMLVLGITILAFLIIHLANFWVKMKLTGDPLLEHVTVNIGGVDTQVENAYALVNTAFSYLWIVVIYVIAGIGLALHLSHGFWSAFQTIGMSNQIWRKRLTVLGCAYAWVVGLGFSVIALVQYICY, encoded by the coding sequence ATGAGCAGTTTTCTTAAGTCTTCCATTGGGAAGAAGCTTGTGATGAGTATCTCTGGGCTTTTTCTGATGATGTTTCTTTTGATTCACCTAACAGTGAATGCAATGCTTTTGATTCCCGACGGCGGGGATACTTATAACGCTGCTGCCCATTTTATGGCTACAAATCCTTTGATCAAGATTGTTGAACCGGTACTTGGTATAGGCTTTGTTATTCACATTATATGGGCTTTTATTCTTACTCTGGAAAATCGCAGGGCAAGAGGAAATGTTCGTTATGCATCTGGTAACGCTACAAATGACGTAGCCTGGGCGTCAAAGAACATGTTGGTTCTGGGAATAACAATTCTGGCCTTTTTGATTATTCACCTTGCCAATTTCTGGGTAAAGATGAAGCTAACAGGTGATCCGCTACTTGAGCATGTGACTGTGAACATTGGTGGTGTTGATACTCAGGTTGAGAATGCCTATGCCTTGGTTAACACTGCTTTCAGCTATCTGTGGATTGTTGTTATCTATGTAATTGCCGGTATAGGACTTGCATTGCACCTCTCGCATGGATTCTGGTCAGCTTTCCAAACCATTGGTATGAGCAACCAGATATGGCGCAAACGCCTTACTGTTCTCGGCTGTGCTTATGCATGGGTAGTCGGTTTAGGCTTCTCAGTAATAGCGCTTGTCCAATACATTTGTTATTAA
- a CDS encoding CAP domain-containing protein, producing the protein MTLRLTATIFSLVLATTLYCQKVDKELILEEINKARAKSCKCGDQRFKAAPPLAWDERLEQAARLHAEDMMKNDFFSHTDSKGTAPAERVTNAGFEWRMVGENIAKGELDEVEVIQGWLNSPNHCKNIMEPGFTHVAVAVSSDGLYWVQVFGTPMPTQ; encoded by the coding sequence ATGACACTAAGACTGACAGCCACTATTTTTTCCCTTGTACTGGCAACTACCTTATATTGCCAGAAAGTTGACAAAGAACTGATACTAGAGGAGATCAACAAAGCCAGAGCTAAAAGCTGCAAGTGTGGCGATCAACGATTTAAGGCCGCCCCTCCTCTTGCCTGGGATGAGAGGCTTGAGCAGGCTGCCAGGCTGCATGCTGAGGATATGATGAAAAATGACTTTTTCAGCCATACGGACTCAAAAGGAACAGCACCAGCTGAAAGGGTTACGAATGCAGGGTTTGAATGGCGTATGGTCGGGGAGAATATTGCAAAGGGTGAGTTGGACGAAGTCGAAGTAATTCAGGGATGGCTTAATAGTCCCAATCACTGCAAAAACATTATGGAGCCAGGTTTTACCCATGTGGCTGTTGCAGTAAGTAGTGACGGACTCTACTGGGTACAGGTCTTTGGTACACCTATGCCTACACAGTGA
- a CDS encoding YqaA family protein, whose protein sequence is MEWELGYFALFLASFAAATVIPLSSEVFLIAMLAAGFNPILTLACATVGNWMGGLSSYWLGRLGKLEWIEKYFRVKKEKIEKARNKILGKEGWIALFTWLPGIGDPIAIALGLMRANFLNTAFWMLIGKGARYAVWTYITVEGIKLFSCI, encoded by the coding sequence ATGGAATGGGAACTTGGGTATTTTGCGCTTTTTTTGGCATCCTTTGCTGCAGCTACGGTTATCCCCTTAAGTTCGGAAGTCTTCCTTATTGCAATGCTTGCAGCTGGTTTTAATCCCATTCTGACACTTGCTTGTGCTACTGTAGGCAACTGGATGGGAGGCCTGTCCTCATACTGGCTTGGAAGACTTGGAAAACTTGAATGGATTGAGAAGTACTTTCGTGTCAAAAAGGAAAAGATAGAAAAGGCACGAAATAAGATCCTGGGCAAGGAAGGGTGGATAGCTCTTTTTACATGGCTGCCGGGAATAGGTGACCCGATAGCAATCGCCCTTGGTCTGATGAGGGCTAATTTTCTCAATACCGCATTCTGGATGCTTATTGGGAAGGGTGCCCGCTATGCAGTGTGGACCTATATCACTGTGGAAGGGATAAAGTTGTTTAGCTGTATCTGA
- a CDS encoding aminotransferase class I/II-fold pyridoxal phosphate-dependent enzyme — protein sequence MSIQRFFQGDSGFVVSLSEKARKIGGIDLAGSYLSDGPYQPSAELFRELDDDSIRTLIPPYGLPELREQIAMYLRSNYERTYDPSEEITITHGQTQALFACLLAFLGEDDEVIIFEPAAEYYLPIIQLCRANPVYVTLKEPDFHIDWDELTLAVNANTRMILINTPHSPTGMVMSELDMLRLQRLINGTRIIVVSDETYKDLVYDTAMHQSIAMFPKLADCGIVISSLNIGMGLMVQSGFCAAPAEMMKKIRKVLHFSDGGHFVPLQKAMTHMVPDRSRIGGLAAYYRKKKEYFVNAITERTRLTALNSLAGCFVLLDYSQVSTARDTDFASMLLEQYGIAVAPYSAFFHDKQKRNLIRINFARPNDELEKAVDILGCL from the coding sequence ATGAGTATTCAGAGATTTTTTCAGGGAGATTCCGGATTTGTAGTGTCATTGAGTGAAAAGGCCAGAAAGATAGGGGGTATTGACCTGGCAGGCAGTTATCTGTCTGATGGACCCTATCAGCCCTCTGCAGAGCTTTTCAGAGAACTTGATGATGACAGTATCAGGACTCTTATTCCTCCATATGGGCTTCCTGAGCTTAGAGAACAGATAGCAATGTATCTTAGGTCAAATTACGAGAGAACCTATGATCCTTCTGAAGAAATCACTATAACTCATGGTCAGACTCAGGCCCTGTTTGCCTGTCTGCTTGCCTTCCTGGGCGAGGATGATGAGGTCATTATCTTTGAGCCAGCAGCTGAATACTATCTGCCCATTATTCAGCTTTGCAGGGCTAATCCTGTATATGTTACTCTCAAAGAACCGGATTTCCATATAGATTGGGATGAGCTGACTCTGGCCGTCAATGCCAATACAAGGATGATACTTATTAATACTCCACATAGTCCTACTGGTATGGTTATGTCAGAACTTGATATGCTAAGACTGCAAAGGCTTATCAATGGGACTCGCATCATTGTTGTGAGTGACGAGACTTACAAAGACCTGGTATATGATACTGCTATGCACCAAAGTATTGCAATGTTTCCCAAGCTTGCTGATTGTGGAATAGTTATCAGTTCTCTTAATATAGGAATGGGTTTAATGGTCCAGTCAGGCTTTTGTGCAGCACCTGCAGAGATGATGAAAAAAATACGTAAGGTGCTGCATTTCTCAGACGGTGGACATTTTGTTCCCCTGCAAAAAGCGATGACTCACATGGTGCCTGACAGGAGCAGGATTGGGGGACTGGCTGCTTATTACAGGAAGAAGAAGGAGTATTTTGTAAATGCTATAACTGAAAGGACTCGTTTAACAGCTCTGAACTCACTGGCAGGCTGTTTCGTACTGCTGGACTACTCGCAGGTGTCAACAGCAAGAGATACTGATTTTGCAAGTATGCTGCTAGAGCAATATGGTATTGCAGTAGCTCCTTATAGTGCCTTTTTTCATGACAAGCAGAAGCGAAATCTGATAAGAATCAATTTTGCCAGACCCAATGATGAACTTGAAAAGGCAGTAGATATACTGGGCTGCTTGTAG